In Geothermobacter ehrlichii, a single window of DNA contains:
- a CDS encoding Ni/Fe hydrogenase subunit alpha, with product MKIAVNHLARIEGHANLVIDSVRGTVRELRLEIVEAPRFFEPMLTGRHYSDVAHIAARICGICSNSHTLVSLQATEQALGIEVSEQTQSLRRLLAFGEILQSHLVQLFFMALPDYYGEASILPLVHTERALVQHALELKKLANDILRVVGGRPVHPVTPVVGGFARLPEAADLQELRRRLVRVLPDLEASVEIFGSLDYPDFERDTDCFSLRGGDDYPLFGRQLVSSGGVDCAVEDYRDVLEEYLVPWSTAKFARLQGRCFMVGPLARLRNNFDLLSPMARQVAEALGLTPDTANPYRILAARLVEVVHGVERAIHLIDELLLAGLQAEEPLPPQRHGRAVAVIEAPRGLLFHSYSYDAQGRIEQADCLIPTAQNLANIEADLRARVPELLETGREELTRQCEQLIRAYDPCISCSTHLLTIDFA from the coding sequence ATGAAAATTGCCGTCAATCATCTCGCCCGCATCGAGGGTCATGCCAACCTGGTGATCGACAGCGTGCGCGGCACGGTGCGCGAGCTGAGGCTCGAGATCGTCGAGGCGCCGCGCTTTTTCGAGCCGATGCTCACCGGAAGGCACTACAGCGATGTCGCTCACATCGCCGCCCGCATCTGCGGCATCTGTTCCAATTCCCATACCCTGGTTTCCCTGCAGGCCACCGAGCAGGCTCTGGGGATCGAGGTGAGTGAACAGACGCAGTCGCTGCGGCGCCTGCTGGCCTTTGGCGAGATCCTGCAGAGTCATCTGGTGCAGCTTTTCTTCATGGCGCTGCCCGACTATTACGGCGAGGCGAGCATTCTGCCGCTGGTGCATACGGAACGCGCCCTGGTGCAGCATGCCCTCGAACTGAAGAAGCTGGCCAACGACATCCTGCGGGTGGTCGGCGGCCGGCCGGTGCATCCGGTAACGCCGGTGGTCGGCGGTTTCGCCCGTCTGCCCGAGGCCGCCGACCTGCAGGAGCTGCGCCGGCGGCTGGTCCGGGTGCTGCCCGATCTGGAGGCGAGCGTCGAGATTTTCGGCAGCCTCGACTATCCGGATTTCGAACGCGATACCGACTGCTTCTCCCTGCGCGGCGGCGACGACTATCCGCTGTTCGGCCGCCAGCTGGTTTCGAGCGGCGGCGTCGACTGCGCGGTGGAGGATTATCGTGACGTGCTGGAGGAGTACCTGGTCCCCTGGTCGACGGCCAAGTTCGCGCGCCTGCAGGGGCGCTGCTTCATGGTCGGCCCGCTGGCCCGGCTGCGCAACAATTTCGACCTTCTCTCGCCGATGGCGCGGCAGGTGGCCGAGGCTCTGGGGTTGACGCCGGACACGGCCAATCCCTACCGCATTCTGGCCGCCCGGCTGGTGGAGGTGGTCCACGGAGTGGAGCGGGCCATCCACCTGATCGACGAGCTGCTGCTGGCCGGATTGCAGGCCGAAGAACCTCTGCCGCCGCAACGTCATGGCCGGGCGGTTGCCGTCATCGAGGCGCCGCGCGGTCTGCTCTTTCACAGCTACAGCTATGACGCCCAGGGGAGGATCGAACAGGCCGACTGCCTGATTCCCACGGCGCAGAACCTGGCGAACATCGAGGCCGATCTTCGCGCCCGGGTCCCCGAACTGCTGGAGACCGGCCGGGAAGAGCTGACCCGTCAGTGCGAGCAGCTGATCCGGGCCTACGATCCCTGCATCAGCTGCTCGACCCACCTGTTGACCATTGACTTCGCCTGA
- a CDS encoding NADH-quinone oxidoreductase subunit B family protein, protein MKPRVGFFDFASCEGCQLTVLNLENELLDLVELMEIVEFREISSAHGEELDIAFVEGSICRPEDVKRLRAIRARSRQLIALGACADTAGINALTSDRPVAELVREVYGDKGEAFLVAGRPRPLEAFVPVDGRVPGCPIDGGEFLTVLQALLIGRTPELPTFAVCAECKLRELPCTFERDVICLGPITRAGCNAHCIAEGDRCRGCRGMVDAPRSGPYYRILEEYGLSEEQIRDELRLYNLGGEAKK, encoded by the coding sequence ATGAAGCCACGGGTCGGATTCTTCGATTTCGCCAGCTGCGAAGGCTGCCAGCTGACGGTGCTCAACCTGGAGAATGAACTGCTCGACCTGGTCGAGCTGATGGAGATCGTCGAATTCCGGGAGATCAGCTCCGCCCACGGCGAAGAGCTGGACATCGCCTTTGTCGAGGGGAGCATCTGCCGGCCGGAGGATGTGAAGCGTCTCAGAGCCATCCGCGCGCGCAGCCGGCAGCTCATCGCCCTCGGCGCCTGCGCCGATACCGCCGGGATCAACGCCCTGACGAGCGATCGGCCGGTCGCGGAGCTGGTGCGGGAGGTGTATGGTGACAAGGGGGAGGCGTTTCTGGTCGCCGGTCGGCCGCGTCCGCTCGAAGCCTTTGTTCCGGTCGACGGTCGGGTTCCCGGCTGTCCCATCGACGGTGGTGAATTCCTCACAGTGCTGCAGGCCCTGCTTATCGGCCGTACACCGGAGCTGCCGACCTTCGCCGTCTGCGCCGAGTGCAAGCTGCGCGAGTTGCCCTGCACCTTCGAGCGGGACGTCATCTGTCTCGGGCCGATCACCCGGGCCGGCTGCAATGCCCACTGCATCGCCGAGGGTGACCGGTGCCGCGGCTGCCGGGGGATGGTTGACGCTCCCCGTTCCGGGCCCTATTACCGGATTCTCGAGGAGTACGGACTGAGCGAGGAGCAGATCCGCGACGAGCTGCGGCTGTACAACCTGGGCGGAGAGGCGAAGAAATGA
- a CDS encoding 4Fe-4S dicluster domain-containing protein, translated as METRAATPLRSRPGPAETPAGTLAWYRLSRSDIDRLVRSLNSAYEVVGARCRNGRYTLDRITDPAELALEFPPRVHSPKKFLFPNWEKLFRFRLGGKIMLEAEKAAMPRVIFGMHPCDLHAVRILDDCLFEGEADSAYRAKRQATVLIGVDCEPDDYCFCTSLGTDRIDSGFDLFLHRVDDGYLARVGTLRGQQLLRRHLPELQPVDDPHLAPASKACRRSIRFPVESLAPVLGEVYDHPVWKKIGDRCIGCGSCNLLCPTCYCFNVQDRLDLNLKGGERVRTWDSCQFDQFTRVSGGSDFRPDQTDRQRHRFFRKYKYLWEKHQRTACVGCGRCSRECLAGIDNTDVLNSLFTEQATAELTPAPGVEYQPQMAELVHVEELTEREKLFRLRLPKAVDFRPGAFLQVSVFGVGEAPLTIASAPDPENREIELVVRAKGNLTRALHRLSVGAAIGVRGPFGNGFPVDEFVGRDVLLVAGGIGLVTLRSLLLTILARRQDFGRVMLLYGSRSVDAFLFRDDLKRWHLGEELDCRFAVQEFNARWGVTGGDITHLFRDLDIVPARAVAAVSGPAVMYRNVNPLLFGLGFSPDSVYLNLERHMKCGLGKCGRCQINDITVCQCGPIFPYSRIRHLREAIER; from the coding sequence TTGGAAACTCGTGCCGCGACACCTCTCAGATCCCGTCCCGGCCCGGCGGAAACGCCGGCCGGGACGCTTGCCTGGTACCGGCTCTCACGCTCCGACATCGATCGTCTGGTGCGTTCGCTGAACAGCGCCTACGAGGTGGTGGGGGCCCGCTGCCGCAACGGCCGCTACACCCTTGATCGCATTACCGACCCGGCCGAGCTGGCGCTGGAGTTTCCGCCCCGGGTCCATTCGCCGAAAAAATTCCTCTTTCCCAACTGGGAGAAGCTCTTCCGCTTTCGCCTTGGCGGCAAGATCATGCTCGAGGCGGAAAAAGCCGCCATGCCGCGCGTGATCTTCGGCATGCATCCCTGTGATCTGCATGCAGTGCGCATCCTCGACGACTGCCTGTTCGAGGGGGAGGCGGACAGCGCCTATCGGGCCAAGCGGCAGGCCACGGTGCTGATCGGCGTCGACTGCGAACCGGACGACTACTGCTTCTGCACCAGCCTCGGCACCGACCGCATCGACAGCGGTTTCGACCTCTTTTTGCACCGGGTCGATGACGGCTACCTGGCCCGGGTCGGCACCCTGCGCGGCCAGCAGCTCCTGCGGCGACACCTGCCGGAGCTGCAGCCGGTCGACGATCCGCATCTGGCACCGGCCAGCAAGGCCTGTCGCCGCAGCATCCGGTTTCCGGTCGAATCGCTGGCGCCGGTTCTCGGCGAGGTCTACGACCATCCGGTGTGGAAGAAGATCGGCGACCGCTGTATCGGCTGCGGCTCCTGCAACCTGCTCTGCCCGACCTGCTATTGCTTCAACGTCCAGGACCGGCTCGACCTCAATCTCAAGGGCGGCGAGCGGGTGCGGACCTGGGATTCCTGCCAGTTCGACCAGTTCACCCGCGTTTCCGGCGGCAGCGATTTCAGGCCCGACCAGACCGACCGCCAGCGGCACCGGTTCTTTCGCAAATACAAGTACCTGTGGGAGAAGCACCAGCGGACGGCTTGCGTCGGCTGCGGACGCTGCAGCCGGGAATGCCTGGCCGGCATCGACAATACCGACGTGCTCAACAGTCTCTTCACCGAGCAGGCGACGGCGGAGTTGACGCCGGCTCCCGGTGTCGAGTATCAGCCGCAGATGGCCGAACTGGTCCATGTCGAGGAGCTGACCGAGCGGGAGAAGCTCTTCCGGCTGCGGCTGCCCAAGGCGGTCGATTTTCGTCCCGGTGCCTTTCTGCAGGTTTCGGTGTTCGGCGTCGGTGAGGCGCCGCTGACCATCGCCTCGGCTCCCGACCCGGAAAACCGTGAAATCGAGCTGGTGGTGCGCGCCAAGGGGAATCTCACCCGAGCCCTGCACCGGCTCTCTGTCGGGGCGGCCATCGGCGTGCGCGGTCCCTTCGGCAACGGCTTTCCGGTCGACGAGTTCGTCGGCAGGGACGTACTGCTGGTGGCCGGCGGCATCGGCCTGGTCACCCTGCGCTCCCTGCTGCTGACCATCCTGGCGCGGCGGCAGGATTTCGGCCGGGTGATGCTGCTCTACGGTTCGCGCAGCGTCGACGCCTTTCTCTTTCGTGACGATCTGAAGCGCTGGCATCTCGGGGAGGAACTCGACTGCCGGTTCGCGGTGCAGGAGTTCAACGCCCGCTGGGGGGTGACCGGCGGCGACATCACCCACCTGTTTCGCGATCTCGACATCGTTCCGGCCCGTGCGGTGGCGGCGGTTTCCGGACCGGCGGTGATGTACCGCAACGTCAATCCGCTGCTGTTCGGCCTCGGTTTCAGCCCCGACAGCGTCTACCTCAATCTCGAGCGGCACATGAAGTGCGGACTCGGCAAGTGCGGCCGATGCCAGATCAACGACATCACCGTCTGCCAGTGCGGTCCGATCTTCCCCTACAGTCGCATCCGTCATCTGCGGGAGGCGATCGAGCGATGA
- the nrfD gene encoding NrfD/PsrC family molybdoenzyme membrane anchor subunit: MSSKAAPLHQKFWTLNVALLFFFMAGGVLFAYFRFFHGFASVANLNPGYPFGIWIAFDVACGVALAAGGFTTAAIVEIFGREKYHALVRPAILTAFIGYFLVALAVFFDLGKYYNIWHALVYWNGTSVLFEVAWCVMLYLTVLAIENLPNVIEQFKGDRRLPAWILWLLERLDRFCSRTMAFFVIAGVVLSFGHQSSLGTMMLIAPYKLHPLWYTPLSPLLFLTSAVSVGIPMVIFEGTLAAKCFGRKPETELLSGIARYIPWFLGTYLLLRIGDLAWRGVLAGAFDGSVQGNAFLIEFALFAVPYFLLKRKRVRNNPTLLFWCSVSVILAVVANRFNVFLVGMDMGPEWSYFPSVGEIAVTLAFVAFGVLLYKIGVNYLPILEEEH; the protein is encoded by the coding sequence ATGAGCTCTAAGGCTGCGCCTTTGCATCAGAAATTCTGGACCCTGAACGTTGCGCTGCTGTTCTTTTTCATGGCCGGCGGGGTTCTGTTCGCCTATTTCCGTTTCTTTCACGGCTTTGCTTCGGTGGCCAATCTCAACCCCGGCTATCCCTTCGGCATCTGGATCGCCTTCGATGTCGCCTGCGGGGTGGCGCTGGCGGCCGGCGGCTTCACCACCGCCGCCATCGTCGAGATCTTCGGCCGCGAGAAGTACCACGCCCTGGTGCGGCCGGCGATCCTGACCGCCTTTATCGGCTACTTTCTGGTCGCCCTGGCGGTGTTCTTCGATCTCGGCAAGTACTACAACATCTGGCATGCCCTGGTGTACTGGAACGGTACTTCGGTGCTGTTCGAGGTTGCCTGGTGCGTCATGCTCTACCTGACGGTGCTGGCGATCGAAAACCTGCCGAACGTGATCGAGCAGTTCAAGGGCGACCGGCGGCTGCCCGCCTGGATTCTCTGGCTGCTGGAACGGCTCGACCGGTTCTGCAGCAGGACCATGGCCTTTTTCGTCATTGCCGGGGTGGTGCTCTCTTTCGGGCACCAGTCTTCGCTCGGTACCATGATGCTGATCGCGCCCTACAAGCTGCACCCGCTCTGGTACACGCCGCTGTCGCCGCTGCTCTTTCTCACCTCGGCGGTCAGTGTCGGCATCCCGATGGTCATTTTCGAGGGGACCCTGGCGGCGAAGTGCTTCGGCCGCAAGCCGGAGACCGAACTGCTGTCCGGCATCGCCCGCTACATCCCCTGGTTTCTTGGCACCTACCTGCTGCTGCGCATCGGTGATCTCGCCTGGCGCGGGGTGCTGGCCGGCGCCTTTGACGGCAGCGTGCAGGGGAATGCCTTTCTGATCGAGTTCGCCCTGTTCGCCGTTCCCTACTTTCTGCTCAAGCGAAAGCGGGTGAGGAACAATCCGACCCTGCTCTTCTGGTGCTCGGTGTCGGTGATCCTGGCGGTGGTGGCCAACCGTTTCAACGTCTTTCTCGTCGGCATGGACATGGGGCCGGAGTGGAGCTATTTCCCGTCGGTCGGCGAGATCGCGGTCACCCTGGCCTTCGTCGCCTTCGGCGTGCTGCTCTACAAGATCGGGGTGAACTACCTGCCGATTCTGGAAGAGGAACACTGA
- the hybA gene encoding hydrogenase 2 operon protein HybA, with protein sequence MKISRRKFLKLGAAAGGTAVVSAAGPAMARGPQQPDPNWVGMLNDSARCIGCKACQAACKRENGLPPESTLGDAEQFGAPLYDSPRGLSDKTYTVIKLHRDPQSGETTFVKRQCMHCVDPACASACIVGALKKQPNGVVSYDADRCMGCRYCMVACPYSIPQFEYQKAIPSIRKCTFCNEKRLQKGKPTACSEACPAGAITFGKRNDLLKIAKQRIAGQPELYDPNVYGEFEVGGTGVFYLSKKQVGFAALGLPDFDYRPVSGLTESIQHRIFQYFIPPIAVYSILGGIMAYNQRRKKNAGKGGADDEL encoded by the coding sequence ATGAAGATCAGCCGCAGAAAATTTCTCAAGCTAGGCGCGGCTGCGGGCGGCACGGCGGTGGTCAGCGCCGCCGGTCCCGCCATGGCCCGTGGTCCGCAGCAGCCCGATCCCAACTGGGTCGGCATGCTCAACGATTCGGCCCGCTGCATCGGCTGCAAGGCCTGCCAGGCGGCCTGCAAGCGGGAAAACGGCCTGCCGCCGGAGTCGACGCTCGGGGACGCCGAACAGTTCGGCGCGCCGCTCTACGATTCGCCACGGGGGCTGTCGGACAAGACCTACACCGTGATCAAGCTGCATCGCGATCCGCAAAGCGGTGAAACGACCTTCGTCAAGCGCCAGTGCATGCACTGCGTCGATCCGGCCTGCGCCTCGGCCTGCATCGTCGGCGCGCTGAAGAAACAGCCGAACGGCGTGGTGAGCTATGACGCCGACAGGTGCATGGGCTGCCGCTACTGCATGGTCGCCTGTCCCTACAGCATTCCCCAGTTCGAGTACCAGAAGGCGATCCCGTCGATTCGCAAGTGCACCTTCTGCAACGAAAAGCGGCTGCAGAAGGGGAAGCCGACCGCCTGTTCCGAGGCCTGCCCGGCCGGAGCGATCACCTTCGGCAAGCGCAACGATCTGCTCAAGATCGCCAAACAGCGCATCGCCGGACAGCCGGAGCTGTACGATCCGAATGTCTACGGTGAATTCGAGGTCGGCGGCACCGGGGTCTTCTATCTGAGCAAAAAGCAGGTCGGTTTCGCCGCGCTCGGGCTGCCCGATTTCGATTACCGGCCGGTATCGGGGCTGACCGAGAGCATTCAGCACCGGATCTTCCAGTACTTCATTCCGCCGATCGCCGTCTACAGCATTCTGGGCGGCATCATGGCCTACAATCAGCGCCGGAAGAAGAACGCCGGCAAAGGAGGTGCCGACGATGAGCTCTAA
- a CDS encoding hydrogenase small subunit: protein MSVSRRSFLKTSAAGVAALGLGVFDNPMLKKAFAGAVQETPVIWLAAGACSGCSVSLLNSLAPRIEEVLLDQVLPGKHTGFAFHPTVMAASGELAMEAMHAAEQRQFLLVVEGAVLTGFDGRCCEIGERQGHGVTSVEHLRRLAPKAKAIIAVGSCASYGGVPKANMNPSGAQGVAEFLKAEGIATPLINLPGCAVHPDWFVGTLAALLLGGPKAIEVDADGRPRMFYRKLIHDNCPLRGQFDQGRFAQKFGDEGCLYKLGCKGPVTRSNCPEKKWNGGVSWCIDNRHPCQGCTEPDYPYADSMWQPLPPKTVTPPAAYPPIFTDRRKPVDLTPGYAALAGIAGGVMGAKVLGKKKERTQDDERKD, encoded by the coding sequence ATGTCCGTATCCAGACGCAGTTTTCTCAAGACATCGGCCGCCGGGGTCGCCGCCCTGGGGCTGGGTGTTTTCGATAACCCGATGTTGAAAAAGGCCTTTGCCGGGGCCGTTCAGGAGACGCCGGTGATCTGGCTGGCCGCCGGTGCCTGCAGCGGCTGCAGCGTGTCGCTGCTCAACAGCCTGGCGCCGCGCATCGAGGAGGTGCTGCTCGACCAGGTGCTGCCGGGCAAGCATACCGGGTTTGCTTTTCATCCGACGGTGATGGCCGCTTCGGGCGAACTGGCCATGGAGGCTATGCATGCCGCCGAGCAGCGGCAGTTTCTGCTGGTGGTCGAGGGAGCGGTGCTGACCGGCTTTGACGGACGCTGCTGCGAAATCGGCGAGAGACAAGGGCACGGCGTCACTTCGGTCGAGCATCTGCGGCGTCTTGCTCCCAAGGCCAAGGCGATTATCGCCGTCGGCAGTTGTGCTTCCTACGGCGGCGTGCCGAAGGCCAACATGAATCCCTCCGGCGCCCAAGGCGTGGCCGAATTCCTCAAGGCGGAAGGGATCGCCACGCCGCTCATCAACCTGCCGGGCTGCGCCGTGCATCCGGACTGGTTCGTCGGCACCCTGGCGGCGTTGCTGCTCGGCGGGCCCAAGGCGATCGAGGTTGATGCCGACGGCCGGCCCCGCATGTTCTACCGCAAGCTGATTCACGACAACTGCCCGCTGCGCGGCCAGTTCGATCAGGGCCGGTTCGCCCAGAAGTTCGGCGACGAGGGCTGCCTGTACAAGCTTGGCTGCAAAGGGCCGGTCACCAGGTCGAACTGTCCGGAAAAGAAGTGGAACGGCGGCGTCAGCTGGTGCATCGACAACCGTCATCCTTGCCAGGGGTGCACCGAACCGGACTATCCCTATGCCGACAGTATGTGGCAGCCGCTGCCGCCGAAGACGGTGACGCCGCCGGCTGCCTATCCGCCGATCTTCACCGACCGCCGGAAACCGGTCGACCTGACCCCGGGTTATGCTGCCCTGGCCGGCATCGCCGGCGGCGTGATGGGGGCGAAGGTGCTGGGCAAAAAGAAAGAACGGACGCAGGACGACGAGAGAAAGGACTAG
- a CDS encoding hydrogenase maturation protease: MDCAAIRAPLLVMAVGNLLREDDGFGLAVLEHLRQVELPETVELFDAGTSIVDLMQVFDRRELLVVLDAVRGGQQPGSLYRFGPEQVQSGALPLDSLHQVGLLETLRLGELVDCRPQRTVVIGCEPERTGLAIGLSDPVRAAVPKAARLVLAELGCAAA, from the coding sequence ATGGACTGCGCCGCCATCCGGGCGCCGCTGCTGGTGATGGCCGTCGGCAACCTGCTGCGCGAGGACGACGGTTTCGGTCTCGCCGTTCTCGAGCATCTGCGGCAGGTCGAGCTGCCGGAGACGGTGGAGCTGTTCGATGCTGGCACCAGCATTGTCGATCTGATGCAGGTTTTCGATCGGCGCGAACTGCTGGTGGTGCTCGACGCGGTGCGCGGCGGACAGCAGCCGGGCAGCCTCTACCGCTTCGGTCCGGAACAGGTGCAAAGCGGCGCCCTGCCGCTCGACTCGCTGCATCAGGTCGGCCTGCTCGAAACTCTCAGGTTGGGGGAGCTGGTCGACTGCCGGCCGCAAAGGACGGTGGTGATCGGCTGCGAGCCGGAGCGGACCGGGCTGGCCATCGGCCTGTCCGACCCGGTGCGGGCGGCGGTGCCGAAGGCGGCTCGGCTGGTGCTGGCAGAACTGGGCTGTGCAGCAGCGTGA
- a CDS encoding nickel-dependent hydrogenase large subunit, with product MASQIVIDPLTRVEGHMKVEATVENGVVKEAKSSGMMYRGLENVLIGRDPRDAARIMQRICGVCPTSHGLTAAFALDEVYGVSGAITDNGRILRNLIQGANFVQSHILHFYQLAALDYVDVTAVADYRGSDPDLARVREFIARGHLGPFVPRYEGDYRLSKKENVAAVKHYVQALNMRRIAHEAVAIFGGKMPHNMSIVAGGVTASSDIDKIAAFLWRIERLIDFINGCYLPDVLMVAERYSDYFDIGAGCRQLMSFGVFDLDSDPDLTRRRRWLPQGIVGADLKLRRMDPEKITEEVTSSWFRETGPVHPYDGTTVPERDKAGAYSWIKSPRYAGEVMEVGPLARIAVAYAAGDPEVKRQVDAVLGHFKATPAALFSVLGRHAARAIETKLVAEKLKQWVLQLQPGQPSCTDFNLDVTARGMGLHEAPRGALGHWIRVEDGKVTNYQAVVPTTWNAGPVDAKGQPGPIEQSLIGTRVRDERNPFELVRIVRAYDPCLSCAVHVVTPKGEDLGRFLVGGA from the coding sequence ATGGCAAGTCAGATTGTCATCGACCCGTTGACGCGGGTCGAGGGGCACATGAAGGTGGAGGCGACGGTCGAAAACGGCGTCGTCAAGGAGGCGAAGAGCTCCGGCATGATGTACCGGGGGCTGGAGAACGTGCTGATCGGCCGCGATCCCCGGGATGCCGCCCGCATCATGCAGCGCATCTGCGGGGTCTGTCCGACCTCGCACGGACTGACCGCCGCTTTTGCCCTCGATGAAGTTTACGGGGTCAGCGGCGCCATCACCGACAACGGACGCATTCTGCGCAACCTGATCCAGGGGGCCAACTTCGTTCAGTCGCACATCCTGCATTTCTACCAGTTGGCGGCTCTCGACTATGTCGATGTCACCGCCGTCGCCGACTACCGCGGCAGCGATCCCGATCTGGCCCGGGTTCGGGAGTTCATCGCCCGCGGTCATCTTGGCCCCTTCGTCCCCCGCTACGAGGGCGATTACCGGCTGAGCAAGAAGGAGAACGTCGCTGCGGTCAAACACTATGTGCAGGCGCTCAACATGCGCCGCATAGCTCACGAGGCGGTGGCGATCTTCGGCGGCAAGATGCCGCACAACATGTCGATCGTGGCGGGCGGGGTGACGGCCAGTTCCGATATCGACAAGATCGCCGCTTTTCTCTGGCGCATCGAACGCCTGATCGATTTCATCAACGGCTGCTATCTGCCCGACGTGCTGATGGTGGCGGAGCGCTACAGCGACTATTTCGACATCGGTGCCGGCTGCCGGCAACTGATGAGCTTCGGCGTCTTCGATCTCGACAGCGATCCCGACCTGACCCGCCGCCGTCGCTGGCTGCCGCAGGGGATTGTCGGTGCCGATCTGAAACTGCGCCGCATGGACCCGGAGAAGATCACCGAAGAGGTCACCAGCAGCTGGTTCCGCGAGACCGGTCCCGTCCATCCCTACGATGGAACGACGGTTCCCGAGCGGGACAAGGCCGGAGCCTACAGCTGGATCAAATCGCCGCGCTACGCCGGCGAGGTGATGGAGGTCGGCCCCCTGGCCCGCATCGCCGTCGCCTATGCCGCCGGCGATCCTGAGGTCAAGCGGCAGGTCGATGCCGTGCTCGGACATTTCAAGGCCACGCCGGCAGCGCTCTTCTCTGTCCTCGGCCGCCACGCCGCCCGCGCCATCGAGACCAAGCTGGTCGCCGAAAAGCTGAAGCAGTGGGTTTTGCAGCTGCAGCCGGGCCAGCCGTCCTGCACCGATTTCAACCTCGATGTCACAGCCCGCGGCATGGGGCTGCACGAGGCGCCGCGCGGCGCTCTCGGGCACTGGATTCGTGTCGAGGACGGGAAGGTGACCAACTACCAGGCGGTGGTGCCGACTACCTGGAACGCCGGACCCGTGGACGCCAAGGGGCAGCCCGGCCCCATCGAGCAGTCGCTGATCGGTACCCGGGTCCGGGATGAGCGCAATCCCTTCGAACTTGTGCGCATCGTCCGCGCCTACGATCCCTGCCTTTCCTGCGCCGTTCATGTGGTGACTCCCAAAGGTGAAGATTTGGGCCGCTTCCTGGTTGGAGGCGCGTGA
- a CDS encoding sigma-54-dependent transcriptional regulator, whose amino-acid sequence MQQGWILVCDDEQEIRDFLRDMLETRGHQVDTFDGGGALLKMLQEERDAQPDLVLLDVKMPGMDGMEVLRRLRISHPRLPVVMMSAFATVRGAVAAMKQGAHDYLIKPFFADELFNLVEKIVERNRLETENRSLKAEIRRRFDPDQVVFTSAGFRRAFELARKVAPSDASVLIMGESGVGKELIASTIHYSSQRCENRFLTINCAALTDTLLESQLFGHVKGAFTGAVANHRGLVEEADGGTLFLDEIGDISAALQAKLLRVLQEKEFIPVGSTKVRKADVRFIAATNKDLETEVRLGNFREDLFYRLNVVTIRVPPLRERRDDIPLLAQYFARKYSPRGEQRISSEAMALLNSYHWPGNVRELANVIEMATILADGDTIDAEHLPVKVSEGTPVEFALPKEQMSLEDVERLYIEQVYRQTGYHKLKTSSILGISRKTLDRKIKQFNIVRE is encoded by the coding sequence ATGCAACAGGGCTGGATACTGGTCTGCGACGACGAACAGGAAATCCGCGACTTTCTGCGTGACATGCTGGAGACGCGGGGGCACCAGGTCGATACCTTCGACGGCGGCGGCGCCCTGCTGAAGATGCTGCAGGAAGAGCGAGACGCCCAGCCCGACCTGGTGCTGCTCGACGTCAAGATGCCCGGCATGGACGGCATGGAAGTGCTGCGCCGGCTGCGCATCAGTCATCCGCGGCTGCCGGTGGTAATGATGAGCGCCTTCGCCACCGTGCGCGGCGCGGTGGCGGCCATGAAGCAGGGGGCGCACGATTACCTGATCAAGCCCTTTTTTGCCGATGAACTCTTCAACCTGGTGGAGAAGATCGTCGAGCGCAACCGGCTGGAGACGGAGAACCGGTCCCTCAAGGCCGAAATCCGTCGCCGCTTTGATCCTGACCAAGTAGTTTTCACCAGCGCCGGTTTCCGTCGGGCCTTCGAGCTGGCCCGCAAGGTGGCTCCGAGCGACGCCAGCGTTCTGATCATGGGGGAGAGCGGCGTCGGCAAGGAGCTGATTGCCTCGACCATCCACTACAGCAGCCAGCGCTGTGAAAACCGCTTTCTCACCATCAACTGCGCCGCTCTGACCGACACCCTGCTCGAAAGCCAGCTCTTCGGCCACGTCAAGGGGGCCTTCACCGGCGCCGTCGCCAATCATCGGGGGCTGGTCGAGGAGGCTGACGGCGGCACGCTCTTTCTCGACGAGATCGGCGACATCAGCGCCGCCCTGCAGGCGAAACTGTTGCGCGTGCTGCAGGAGAAGGAATTCATTCCGGTCGGTTCGACCAAGGTGCGCAAGGCCGATGTCCGCTTCATCGCCGCCACCAACAAGGATCTCGAAACCGAGGTGCGGCTGGGAAACTTCCGCGAAGATCTCTTCTATCGCCTGAATGTCGTGACCATCCGGGTGCCGCCCCTGCGCGAGCGGCGCGACGACATTCCGCTGCTGGCGCAGTATTTCGCCCGCAAGTATTCGCCGCGCGGCGAGCAGCGCATCTCCTCCGAGGCGATGGCACTGCTGAACAGCTACCACTGGCCGGGCAACGTCAGGGAGCTGGCAAATGTCATCGAGATGGCCACCATCCTCGCCGATGGCGATACCATAGATGCCGAACACCTGCCGGTGAAGGTGTCGGAGGGGACGCCGGTCGAGTTTGCCCTGCCCAAGGAGCAGATGTCGCTCGAGGATGTCGAACGGCTCTACATCGAACAGGTCTATCGCCAGACCGGCTACCACAAGCTGAAGACCAGCTCCATTCTCGGCATTTCCCGCAAGACGTTGGATCGGAAGATCAAGCAGTTCAATATCGTCAGGGAATAG